Proteins from a genomic interval of Euwallacea fornicatus isolate EFF26 chromosome 1, ASM4011564v1, whole genome shotgun sequence:
- the LOC136342984 gene encoding pancreatic triacylglycerol lipase-like, giving the protein MVTVPTNGSVIFHTLMYVLNQSIIQDENFYNYYFMKIGKESNAKKCYGMYGCFELSPPWTSEHRPVSMFPNELHEIDPNYLLFTRKNPAHHTLIDVNQFDYLGNTDIDPQKPIYVITHGYMEGGTIQWIYNIAQELLNQEDCNVIVVDWHKGSSPPYTQAVANIRLIGTMTAHLLHDIAQSTESINLDHVYCIGHSLGAHLCGYIGYTLQDEFNLTLGRITGLDPAEPHFRNTSRPVRLDRSAAKYVDIIHTDASQFIRGSLGMTESIGHVDYFPNGGANQPGCEKSIMQFIKDEKGSFFVGMKKFLSCNHLRAHQVYLDSIRPTCSFLSIACSSIQDLIAGKCWDCGNYGEKCLKFGYHGHEHYYRLYGNGMNYSLNQYLITGSEKPFCRGHYRITVKVSDSERSQSHGGEIGQLIFTFHNSSDGKDTKSGPIDFISGYYEPGGIYVKVVATTEMKKIKAVELEWKYNSALLNPLSWRLLSTPKIYLKKITVESLESQEGITICPKNGQPLMNNLPQLMIPNYC; this is encoded by the exons ATGGTAACGGTGCCTACTAATGGTTCAGTGATATTTCACACGTTGATGTATGTATTAAATCAAAGTATTATCCAAGACGAGAACTTCTATAATTACTACTTCATGAAAATTGGCAAAG AgtcaaatgcaaaaaaatgctATGGTATGTACGGCTGTTTCGAACTATCGCCACCATGGACCTCAGAGCATAGGCCGGTTTCCATGTTTCCAAACGAATTGCATGAG ATCGACCCCAACTACCTGCTCTTCACCCGCAAAAACCCCGCTCATCACACCCTCATTGACGTCAACCAATTCGACTATCTAGGAAACACTGATATAGATCCTCAAAAGCCGATCTACGTTATCACTCATGGGTACATGGAGGGAGGCACGATTCAATGG attTACAATATCGCCCAAGAACTCTTAAATCAAGAAGACTGCAACGTCATAGTAGTGGACTGGCATAAAGGCTCAAGTCCTCCCTACACTCAAGCAGTGGCAAACATAAGATTAATAGGTACAATGACCGCCCATTTATTGCACGATATTGCTCAATCTACTGAGTCAATTAATTTGGACCATGTCTACTGCATAGGACACTCCCTAGGGGCCCATTTGTGTGGTTATATTGGGTATACCCTTCAAGAT GAGTTTAATTTGACTCTAGGCAGAATTACTGGACTAGATCCGGCGGAGCCTCATTTTAGGAACACTTCCAGGCCTGTGAGATTGGATAGAAGTGCTGCTAAGTACGTGGATATTATTCATACTGACGCCAGTCAGTTTATTAGGGGGAGTTTGGGTATGACTGAGAGTATTG GACACGTGGATTACTTCCCTAATGGGGGTGCCAATCAGCCCGGTTGCGAAAAAAGTATTATGCAGTTCATTAAAGACGAAAAAGGCAGTTTCTTCGTGG GGATGAAGAAGTTTTTATCGTGCAATCACTTGAGAGCTCACCAGGTGTATTTGGACAGCATTAGGCCTACGTGCAGTTTCTTGTCTATTGCGTGCAGTTCAATAcag GATTTAATAGCTGGTAAATGTTGGGACTGTGGAAATTACGGcgagaaatgtttaaaattcggTTACCATGGTCACGAACACTACTATCGTCTCTATGGCAATGGGATGAATTACAGCCTTAATCAGTACCTTATAACTGGAAGCGAAAAACCCTTTTGCA GAGGTCATTATCGAATTACAGTCAAAGTCTCAGATAGCGAAAGAAGTCAATCTCATGGAGGTGAAATTGGGCAGCTAATATTCACTTTTCACAATTCTAGTGACGGAAAAGACACAAAGTCGGGTCCTATTGACTTTATCAGTGGTTATTACGAACCAG GTGGAATTTACGTTAAAGTTGTGGCTACCactgaaatgaagaaaattaaagccGTGGAACTTGAGTGGAAGTACAACAGCGCCCTATTAAATCCTTTATCTTGGCGTCTTTTAAGTACacccaaaatttatttaaagaaaatcacGGTGGAGAGTCTGGAAAGCCAAGAGGG gATTACAATATGTCCCAAAAACGGGCAACCTCTGATGAACAACCTTCCCCAATTAATGATTCCAAATTACTGCTAA
- the LOC136343056 gene encoding fibronectin isoform X1, whose product MFFVVSVIVLIHTFGVTESMPGGYGAPENITVTFLNPTTVRVSWATALNHVDKYDITYKPTDASYRVVEIVAGNSDAVTLSNLHPDTQYQLTISAVWSGRKYRSRPIVFRTLEPPRSSAQQDSMAVAAGVSATTLTTTSDYTTPKSSTTEKYNIVEYPQTSSTVRGVEIGIVLIVLVVWIAAIALFFNRWGKIRMLLPYQPDYKQEQLKVPGTAACAAAVATGNLCAHHATSNICQQESPMFQVHAQPPRTPRPRMNSAIFVSNSGPGIDPKEFFRRYGSVSRLCRKARSVDNISLEEQHFGLPTLSISGPSPSENEEETEIRETDHCLA is encoded by the exons ATGTTCTTTGTGGTATCAGTAATAGTTCTGATCCATACATTTGGCGTGACAG AATCGATGCCCGGTGGGTACGGAGCCCCCGAAAATATCACCGTAACTTTCCTGAACCCTACGACAGTCAGAGTTTCTTGGGCGACTGCATTGAACCACGTAGACAAATATGATATCACTTACAAACCGACTGATGCCAG TTACAGGGTGGTGGAAATTGTGGCTGGCAACAGCGATGCGGTGACCCTGTCCAACTTGCATCCAGATACGCAGTACCAGCTTACAATATCGGCTGTCTGGTCAGGGAGGAAGTATAGAAGTAGGCCTATCGTCTTCCGGACCCTGG AACCACCCAGGTCATCAGCGCAACAAGACTCTATGGCTGTGGCTGCCGGGGTTAGCGCCACTACCTTGACTACCACATCGGACTACACCACCCCTAAAAGTTCGACTACTGAAAAGTATAACATCGTCGAGTATCCTCAAACCAGTTCCACT GTGCGAGGAGTAGAAATCGGAATAGTTCTGATCGTTCTGGTGGTGTGGATAGCAGCCATAGCCTTGTTCTTTAATCGCTGGGGTAAAATAAGAATGCTTCTGCCCTACCAACCGGATTACAAGCAGGAGCAGTTAAAAGTTCCAGGGACTGCAGCCTGTGCTGCTGCTGTCGCCACTGGAAATCTTTGCGCACATCATGCCACATCGAATATTTGCCAACAG GAAAGCCCGATGTTCCAGGTCCATGCACAACCTCCTCGGACCCCCCGTCCCCGGATGAACTCAGCCATCTTCGTGTCGAATAGCGGCCCTGGAATTGACCCTAAGGAGTTTTTCCGCCGTTACGGATCTGTGTCAAGGCTCTGTAGAAAAGCTAGGAGTGTGGACAATATATCCTTGGAGGAGCAACATTTCGGCCTGCCCACTTTGTCTATTAGCGGACCTTCTCCTTCTGAGAATGAGGAAGAAACGGAGATTAGGGAAACCGACCATTGTTTAGCGTAA
- the LOC136343056 gene encoding collagen alpha-1(XII) chain isoform X3: MFFVVSVIVLIHTFGVTESMPGGYGAPENITVTFLNPTTVRVSWATALNHVDKYDITYKPTDASYRVVEIVAGNSDAVTLSNLHPDTQYQLTISAVWSGRKYRSRPIVFRTLEPPRSSAQQDSMAVAAGVSATTLTTTSDYTTPKSSTTEKYNIVEYPQTSSTVRGVEIGIVLIVLVVWIAAIALFFNRWGKIRMLLPYQPDYKQEQLKVPGTAACAAAVATGNLCAHHATSNICQQVHAQPPRTPRPRMNSAIFVSNSGPGIDPKEFFRRYGSVSRLCRKARSVDNISLEEQHFGLPTLSISGPSPSENEEETEIRETDHCLA; encoded by the exons ATGTTCTTTGTGGTATCAGTAATAGTTCTGATCCATACATTTGGCGTGACAG AATCGATGCCCGGTGGGTACGGAGCCCCCGAAAATATCACCGTAACTTTCCTGAACCCTACGACAGTCAGAGTTTCTTGGGCGACTGCATTGAACCACGTAGACAAATATGATATCACTTACAAACCGACTGATGCCAG TTACAGGGTGGTGGAAATTGTGGCTGGCAACAGCGATGCGGTGACCCTGTCCAACTTGCATCCAGATACGCAGTACCAGCTTACAATATCGGCTGTCTGGTCAGGGAGGAAGTATAGAAGTAGGCCTATCGTCTTCCGGACCCTGG AACCACCCAGGTCATCAGCGCAACAAGACTCTATGGCTGTGGCTGCCGGGGTTAGCGCCACTACCTTGACTACCACATCGGACTACACCACCCCTAAAAGTTCGACTACTGAAAAGTATAACATCGTCGAGTATCCTCAAACCAGTTCCACT GTGCGAGGAGTAGAAATCGGAATAGTTCTGATCGTTCTGGTGGTGTGGATAGCAGCCATAGCCTTGTTCTTTAATCGCTGGGGTAAAATAAGAATGCTTCTGCCCTACCAACCGGATTACAAGCAGGAGCAGTTAAAAGTTCCAGGGACTGCAGCCTGTGCTGCTGCTGTCGCCACTGGAAATCTTTGCGCACATCATGCCACATCGAATATTTGCCAACAG GTCCATGCACAACCTCCTCGGACCCCCCGTCCCCGGATGAACTCAGCCATCTTCGTGTCGAATAGCGGCCCTGGAATTGACCCTAAGGAGTTTTTCCGCCGTTACGGATCTGTGTCAAGGCTCTGTAGAAAAGCTAGGAGTGTGGACAATATATCCTTGGAGGAGCAACATTTCGGCCTGCCCACTTTGTCTATTAGCGGACCTTCTCCTTCTGAGAATGAGGAAGAAACGGAGATTAGGGAAACCGACCATTGTTTAGCGTAA
- the LOC136343056 gene encoding collagen alpha-1(XII) chain isoform X4, protein MFFVVSVIVLIHTFGVTESMPGGYGAPENITVTFLNPTTVRVSWATALNHVDKYDITYKPTDASYRVVEIVAGNSDAVTLSNLHPDTQYQLTISAVWSGRKYRSRPIVFRTLEPPRSSAQQDSMAVAAGVSATTLTTTSDYTTPKSSTTEKYNIVEYPQTSSTVRGVEIGIVLIVLVVWIAAIALFFNRWGKIRMLLPYQPDYKQEQLKVPGTAACAAAVATGNLCAHHATSNICQQGCCTIWDNCFSTPRLTRESKECGCQFALLHRAEET, encoded by the exons ATGTTCTTTGTGGTATCAGTAATAGTTCTGATCCATACATTTGGCGTGACAG AATCGATGCCCGGTGGGTACGGAGCCCCCGAAAATATCACCGTAACTTTCCTGAACCCTACGACAGTCAGAGTTTCTTGGGCGACTGCATTGAACCACGTAGACAAATATGATATCACTTACAAACCGACTGATGCCAG TTACAGGGTGGTGGAAATTGTGGCTGGCAACAGCGATGCGGTGACCCTGTCCAACTTGCATCCAGATACGCAGTACCAGCTTACAATATCGGCTGTCTGGTCAGGGAGGAAGTATAGAAGTAGGCCTATCGTCTTCCGGACCCTGG AACCACCCAGGTCATCAGCGCAACAAGACTCTATGGCTGTGGCTGCCGGGGTTAGCGCCACTACCTTGACTACCACATCGGACTACACCACCCCTAAAAGTTCGACTACTGAAAAGTATAACATCGTCGAGTATCCTCAAACCAGTTCCACT GTGCGAGGAGTAGAAATCGGAATAGTTCTGATCGTTCTGGTGGTGTGGATAGCAGCCATAGCCTTGTTCTTTAATCGCTGGGGTAAAATAAGAATGCTTCTGCCCTACCAACCGGATTACAAGCAGGAGCAGTTAAAAGTTCCAGGGACTGCAGCCTGTGCTGCTGCTGTCGCCACTGGAAATCTTTGCGCACATCATGCCACATCGAATATTTGCCAACAG ggttgttgTACTATATGGGATAATTGCTTCAGTACGCCCCGCCTAACTAGGGAGTCAAAGGAATGTGGATGCCAATTCGCCCTGTTGCACAGGGCAGAGGAAACCTAG
- the LOC136343056 gene encoding fibronectin isoform X2 — MFFVVSVIVLIHTFGVTESMPGGYGAPENITVTFLNPTTVRVSWATALNHVDKYDITYKPTDARVVEIVAGNSDAVTLSNLHPDTQYQLTISAVWSGRKYRSRPIVFRTLEPPRSSAQQDSMAVAAGVSATTLTTTSDYTTPKSSTTEKYNIVEYPQTSSTVRGVEIGIVLIVLVVWIAAIALFFNRWGKIRMLLPYQPDYKQEQLKVPGTAACAAAVATGNLCAHHATSNICQQESPMFQVHAQPPRTPRPRMNSAIFVSNSGPGIDPKEFFRRYGSVSRLCRKARSVDNISLEEQHFGLPTLSISGPSPSENEEETEIRETDHCLA; from the exons ATGTTCTTTGTGGTATCAGTAATAGTTCTGATCCATACATTTGGCGTGACAG AATCGATGCCCGGTGGGTACGGAGCCCCCGAAAATATCACCGTAACTTTCCTGAACCCTACGACAGTCAGAGTTTCTTGGGCGACTGCATTGAACCACGTAGACAAATATGATATCACTTACAAACCGACTGATGCCAG GGTGGTGGAAATTGTGGCTGGCAACAGCGATGCGGTGACCCTGTCCAACTTGCATCCAGATACGCAGTACCAGCTTACAATATCGGCTGTCTGGTCAGGGAGGAAGTATAGAAGTAGGCCTATCGTCTTCCGGACCCTGG AACCACCCAGGTCATCAGCGCAACAAGACTCTATGGCTGTGGCTGCCGGGGTTAGCGCCACTACCTTGACTACCACATCGGACTACACCACCCCTAAAAGTTCGACTACTGAAAAGTATAACATCGTCGAGTATCCTCAAACCAGTTCCACT GTGCGAGGAGTAGAAATCGGAATAGTTCTGATCGTTCTGGTGGTGTGGATAGCAGCCATAGCCTTGTTCTTTAATCGCTGGGGTAAAATAAGAATGCTTCTGCCCTACCAACCGGATTACAAGCAGGAGCAGTTAAAAGTTCCAGGGACTGCAGCCTGTGCTGCTGCTGTCGCCACTGGAAATCTTTGCGCACATCATGCCACATCGAATATTTGCCAACAG GAAAGCCCGATGTTCCAGGTCCATGCACAACCTCCTCGGACCCCCCGTCCCCGGATGAACTCAGCCATCTTCGTGTCGAATAGCGGCCCTGGAATTGACCCTAAGGAGTTTTTCCGCCGTTACGGATCTGTGTCAAGGCTCTGTAGAAAAGCTAGGAGTGTGGACAATATATCCTTGGAGGAGCAACATTTCGGCCTGCCCACTTTGTCTATTAGCGGACCTTCTCCTTCTGAGAATGAGGAAGAAACGGAGATTAGGGAAACCGACCATTGTTTAGCGTAA